A window of Benincasa hispida cultivar B227 chromosome 9, ASM972705v1, whole genome shotgun sequence genomic DNA:
ATTAAACAGAGAAGAACGGAAGGGAGTGAGTAGAGAGTGAGTATCCAAAGCCGTAAGAGCAAATATAATTATGAAGTTTCTATCGTCTTTTTTCTAAATACCAAAATTACCCATCGGTTTCTTTTTTACAGATCCACGgatttcttttcaaaacatttaataataattagaaagcccggaattaaaataataataaaaatatactaaattataattaaatattcagAATTCCTGCATTTCTCGCTGGAAAAAAAAGCCCTTGGAGCTGAGCTGCTTGCTTTTTCGTTCCGAAGCCTTTCGATTTCTTTCCCCTTTTTGTTTTTCATCTCCgctatttttcatttattatttggtaagtttattggatttttttctcGTTTTTTCCCCcaacttctgtcttcttctcttatttttatttttatttttatttttgaagaatcttttactgtaaaattcaaaattttaaagaaaaaattggaaaataattagTTACTGAATGATGggggtcttcttcttcctggagTGGCGACTGTTAAGATCTGTAATTGCAAACGAAAAATTGGTGCTGTTTTGTGAAAGTTTTGTGGCTGTTAGGGTTTTTCTTCGATGTTTACTGATTTTGTTCCGAGATTTATGGTCGGGTACGTGTTTTGGGTCTTTTCAGTGTAATATTACAATGAGTTTCTTCTGGTGTTTTAAATCCCTATTTCTaaattcctttttctttttctttttctttttttttttttggcaaaaatCACATTTCCACCCTAAATAATCTCCCTCCACTCTAAATTACCGGGTGGAGccaaaacaaatatataaatatttttgctGTAAAATCTTGTCAATGGTGTGGTTCCTTCCTTCCAAGTTTTTCTGCTTACGATTCTTGATTCTATGAAATGGAAGAGGTTGAAGAtggatttatgtttattttctgTTTCCATAGGGATTGGGACTTCCTTGTATGGAATTATAGTTCCAGCGAAGGAGAACAATGTCGGGATCTGAGACCGGAGTGATGTCCAGCGGCGAGCCCTTCACCATCGGTCTCCAGAAGAATTCAGTACAATCACAACAGTCGGTCATGCAGGGCATGCATTTACCCTTCGGCGCCGACGGCGTCTACAAGCCCGTTGCCGCCGCCTCTCCCACCTACCAGTCCTCCGGCGTCGGAGTTGCCGGTAATGCCGGTGCCGATGGATCTGCTCGTGAAGCTTTCGTTAACATGAATTCACAAAGCGAGCCTGTAAAGAGGAAGAGAGGGAGGCCTCGGAAGTATGGGCCAGATGGCAGTATGGCACTGGCTCCTGCAGTCCGCTCTGCCGCTGCAACTCAGCCCAGTGGAGGTTTTTCTCCTCCACCCACCGCCGCGCCTCCGTCTGGAGGATCAGCTTCTCCAACTTATTTGAAGAAAGCCAGAGGCAGGCCCCCTGGCTCCTCCACCAAAAAACAGCAGTTGGATGGTTCGGGTAACTCTACTTATTCCACATCCTTTTGTAATTAGTTGAGGTCCAATTTTGGTTTCTAGGGCAATTTCTTATGTATGGTGATCAGATTTATTCAGCGTAATTAATTCTAAACTTGCATGGGGATTAACGGTTTATTCCTTTTGGCTTGTTGGTATATATTTAGTTTTCCCAGATTCAAGGATTATCAAactaataaaaacaatatataaatGCAACTTGTCAGTGGTTCTTGGTAAAATAGAAGAAGCAGTTAGCTGATTCTGGCTGTTGTCATCTAAAATAATTGCTTTCAGGTCATCCATATGGCTTCGTTGTTTATTAACATTGATAAACTATGGATACTTTCTGCCTAATCTTAGTTTGtaaggtctttttttttttttttttttctcatcatCCATTGCAAGAAAATGAAACTTCCCAAGTTTATCAAAACCATATCTCTGCCTTTGAGGGAATGTGGTTTAAATTGGGCCTTCTTTACATGCATGTTATTTTTCGACTTTGATATTGCCATTACAGATTGAATCATTCTATAATTGTAATTGTAGGGTCAGCAGGAGTTGGATTTACCCCACATGTCATCACCGTAAAAGCTGGAGAGGTTCATCTTTTTGTCTGTTTTATGTTTCTTTAATTGGCGTTTCAAGTTTGTTGCAGCTGCattatcttttgttttctttttctacgtaattgaaaatttgattcaaGTATAATTAAAAACACATAAATGTGTGGAATGGACATCTTATTATGGAAAGTTATACACATGTCCATCATGGGAGAAAGATAATCAGATGTAATCTATGCTAATGTGAAAAACTATTGGGACATTTTGATCTTTGTGGTGTTATAATCTATTTGACATCTTAATTAGGACTACGATCTCAAGTTTTGTTATGTTTTCCAGGATGTATCTTCGAAAATAATGTCATTTTCACAGAATGGTCCTAGAGCTGTTTGTATCCTTACGGCAAATGGAGCAATATCCAATGTGACTCTACGTCAACCAGCCATGTCTGGCGGAACCGTGACTTACGAGGTTTGTTCATTTGGTTCTTTTGGACATGTTGATTGAACTGAAGCTGTGCTTTATTTTGACTTCTCCTTTCAATGTTCAACATATGCTTGCCTGGATTATAATTTTTAGTCATTGACGAAGTTCTTAGTGTCCCCATCTTCATAGCTGTTTGAAGAGCATTGAGTGATGTAAATAGACCTTGTTCTTTCCTTTTTGGGGATTGATCGTTACTCCCAAAATGTGGGTAGACTTCATGTTTTACTGTTATGAATCAAACTAAGCTTAAGaagattatatccaatggatttGAAGGAAAGGAAACTAGTTTCCTTGAGGGTTTTTCCTTCTCTCAGATTTTAGTCTGCCTCTCGCTCAGTACTTCGCCAAAATCTATTTTCTTCTGTGTAAGAAGTTTCAGTGGGCCATTAGAAgcacaataataattttatgtttGCGAGTATTAGATGGAATTTATCTGTTATGTAGGGGCGATTTGAGATTTTATCGCTATCTGGATCCTATCTCCTCTCCGAGAACGGTGGCCAGCGGAGTCGAACGGGAGGTTTAAGTGTTTCATTATCTGGACCAGATGGTAGAGTATTAGGTGGTGGAGTGGCTGGTCTTCTAACGGCAGCATCTCCTGTACAGGTACATTAGCTTTCCCCTTGAGAGCATTCTTACGTCTCTATCACTGCCCTgtgtaaatagtaaatagaATATGATTAGGATGCTTTTCATTTTCCCATTTCACTGCACACTTGTCACGTGATGATGTTATTACTGATTGCGCATTGGTTTCTATCGGATTACCAGGTGGTGGTGGGGAGTTTCATCACTGATGGGGGGCACAAGGAATTGAGTGTAAACCAAATAGAACAGCTGCCTGTTACTGCACCCCATAAACTTGCTCCGATCCGTGCTGGAATGACAGGGGCCAGCAGCCCGCCATCACGTGGGACTCTCAGTGAATCCTCAGGAGGGCCCGGGAGTCCGTTTAATCAGAGTGGTGGAGCCTGCAATAATAACCCCATACCTTGGAAGTGAAACTCGAGTTGCTTCGTTAACTCACTTGATTTGCTAATATGGCAGGCCAACATGGAATCTGGTGCTCTATTTTCTAATTTGTTTTAGATGCACCTGTAATTTAAGTTTAGCCTTACAGGATAATGTAACTCTTTCCAGTTTGGGTTGGCTTGTGCCCGCTGGAAACAAAAGACGACACCAATAGTTTCAGTTAGGAATTATAAGTTTATGAAATAGCTgtgttttgtttattattaagATAGTGGTGGAATTGCAAATGATGAGTTTATTTCAATTACTGCACTAGTACTTTGATACTATATAATCAAGAGAAATTATTACTCAAAAAATGCTATTATTACAACGGATTTTTTCTTCCCACAAACTCTTCTATACGATTTCTTCAGCTATCTTTCGTTTGCTAACAGTACATAGGTTCGTCAATTCCTTGCTCTTTTCAACAAAAAGCGCAAGGAAAAGATGCCTAGGGCAACAGTCTGCCAAAACCATCCTCTTGAGTTAGCAGGATCCACCTTTCTAGCTAAGAACCATGCATAAATACCCTCACCAACATGCAGTAGAAAGGCCACAAGAAAAACCATTCTCACCACTTGAGTTGACATTAAGAAGAAAAGGCTGATGGCTTTGAAAAATGGAACAGGTCCTACGTCTGGAAGAAAAGCAGCACAAAACAATATGCTCATTCCGACAACAGAAAACAGCCAGACATATATTGTTGGCCCATCAAGacttttccttttcctctcCTGCCAATATGAGATAGTCGCAGCCATGCCCTCCTTAGGAGTAACCATTGGGGCATAGCCCAGTTCCTCCTTGGCTTTAAGATACGAGAAATAATTGCTGACGCCAACCTGCACGATATATGCAAACTAATGAGGATTAGGAGGGAAATTGGTTAAGGGTTGGTATATTTATTAAGCATGGAAGCATTCTCCACATTATGAAGGAGCATTATTGGGATGGTGAAGGAGAGAATTCTTGATTGCATAATCATTCCTCAAATTTTGGTTGCTATTAGATGTCCAAACATTCACGAAAACCAATTGCATGTTTGCAGATAAAACCATTAAAAAATAGTATTGTtattaatagtaataataaccTTGTAAATCTCAGCAGGAAGCATCAAGGGATGTGGAAGCCACCATCTATCCAGCCATGGATAAAGTATTGTGTACAATGCAGCAAAAAATTTCCCCAAGAGAAGAGCTTTAGGAACAGGCAGGTAATAATTTGGCAAATCATAACCTAAGCTATTGAGCAGAGGTTTAACAAATTCGAAAGCATTAACTGGATAGCCTAATGAAAATAGAGAAATTGTCAGCAAGGCCCCATCGTCCAGTAATGGAAACAAAACAGCATGATATTGAAGCAAACTACATAGAGTGGATTAGAGGGTggtgaaaagaaagaaagtctGGATGTAGAGTTACCATCTGATACATAGTATGGCTGGCCAGCAGCTACTGGATTTCTTCCTTTGCCAGGGACGTCGTCCCAAAGCCCCATGCTTGCCAATATCAAAGCAAGCACGAGATTATCTATATAGATCCAGTCAGTTTTAGCACTTGGTTCCCCAACTCTAAAGGGTAGCAAGCCTAACTTGGCCAAGGAGACCAACCTAGGAAAATGCCTCTCTTCCCCAGGTCCGTAGATAGCACAAGAACGTATAGCACAGGTGTGAAGGCATTTGCCGTTCCTGTTCCTACAAATGCAAAGCTTGAGCTAATTCTATATACAATCTTCACAAATCCTCAGTCACATCAGCATGATATCCTAATGATTGCACTAAGAGCAATTCAAATACAAGAAAACAAACCAGAAAAATCAAACCATGGAAGTATGCAGatagctatatatatatatatatatatttctaattcACATACTTTAAGGGACGCCCGTTGGTCTTCAGAACTAACTGCTCTGCAATGGATTTACTTCGACCATATGCATCAACATGATCATCAATTGGTAAATAAGGCAATCCCTCATTGCCATTAACAATCGCTTGACTTCCAAACACCACATTATATGTGCTCATATATATAAGCCGTCCAACGCCAAATTCCAGGCAAGCATCCAAGACATGGCATGTTCCATTAATATTAACCTCATCAATGCGACCAACTTGAAGCATTTCTTTCCCTGACAACCCATATGCAGCCAGGTGGAATACACAATCAACACCACGAAGCGCTCTCTCCACATCCTTTTTGCAGCTAACATCCCCTACATGACTGCAAGAGTTAACGTCGACAGAAGGCCAGTGTTGCACTCAATTTTACAATTACTGAATACGCAAATCATCAAAACTCACGACGAGACCATTCTAGGGGAAAGAAAcgcaaaccaaaaaaaaaaaaaaaaaaaaaaaacagagttcAATCGAGACAAATAGTGGCCGGATGATCAAAGTAGATGCGCAGGGCGGAGACTATAAACAGCAAACGGGGGACCTAATTGCAGAGAGGAATGAACCTTGGATGATGTTGACTCCGTGAGTCTTGAGGTCGTCGGACCAAGGAGAGGCTGGTCGAAGGTCAAAGGCTCGGACCTGGAGAGCGCCTCTACGGACAAGCTCTAAGCAGAGGGCGGAGCCGGCGAAGCCCAATGCGCCGGTGACGGCGAAGATGTTGCCTTCAATGCCTTCATTGGCGCTCAAATGCATCTCTTGAGGTCGAAATTTGGAGTAATTACAGAGAGTATCAGAGTCTTTGACGAAAAATCAGAGAGCAAAATGAAGTGTTGCTGAGAATCCGAAGAAGACGACGGGAAATTTGAGTAGAGCTAGAGAATAAGAGATAGATCTACCCTATTTCCTTTAACTTCCTGTGGTTCGATTTTAACtttaattccatttttttttaggCTAATTATTTCTTCTCCAACTAAAACTAGCTGccttgataattaattattttttagtttttgttggaaagaagaaaaggaagcaTTTTGATTGTGTGAGGAAAATATTGAAAACAGGTCTCGTCTTTTAAAGTAATTCTTTGACTAATTGCCAGATCACCAAAATATCTACTTACACATAACGTATGTTTTTccataaaaaagagagagaaaatgaaaaatatttagttGTGAGAATGTATCTTTCTGCATTCCATCAAATTATCTTTTCATAAGGTAACATGTggtaaaatattttagtttttttagttATAGGAGAGAGAAAGCATAGAAATGAatgtatttttcaaatattacaaaagaaaaaaattagaaaagtaaTTCGTCGGCTCCTCATCCCTCGAAAATcttgttattgaaattgatttgaCACAATTTAGGGCATGTTATGTCATTttctgtttttaatttttaatttttgattttaagaaaattGGTTTGTTCCATAaataatctatttttattttctaaaattttaaaaacaatttcaaagaaaatgtAACAACCTAACTCCCTCCTAAACCCTAAATGACCCAACTCTCTAGGACTTGAGCTAGGTTGTTActacatatatacatatttttttaaaaaaacgacATTTTTCATGAatggactaaaattaaataaatgctataaaataaataatttttattaaaactaaatatctaaaaaaaatcattaatcaAGGATAcccttaatttaaataaaatattactagaaaatatgtttaaacAAACCAACAGGACAAGCATTGAAAGATTTCTAAATTCAATTACAAAACTaagattttaaaacatgaaaacatgagaTTATAAGCAGAAGCATCTATCTAGTCTTAGTGGCACGATCATGAATTCCTCTTGTCATTCGCCGATGTATCCTTTTCCttacctaaaaaaaataatataataaaggatgagtataaaattgTAACTCCCTggtttattttgtaattaagctTTAATTTATGTTGGACTATTTGGATAAATCGGAATTTGAGATTTAAGTATTTGGCTaagttaaattcaatttaattatttggaattaattgGGTTTTAATTTGGCTTGCAATTGGagatttgattattttattgagataattcaatttgattttttatggaagatttaaaatattttggaaaagaagtgagttattaaatttgaattatccAGGAAGAGGTTTTGCTGGGTTttatttagttttgtttttatttggatGAGATTTAAAGATAGATTTTTGGATTTAATAAAAGAATgtggaatttggaatttaaaagggaaaaggaaagaggttttaaatattatatatttacataAGTAGGGGAAAAAAAGGTTTTGGGTTCTATAGACTGACTTATTATGTAAGTCTACGTTGTTCCTTTGGCCAATAACAGATTCTTCGTCATCGCCAGATATGTCCCTTATGAAAAGTATTTAGGATAATATGCACCCGAATATGTAGTACTTATGATTGCATTTGACGTGTTTTATTGGTAAGGAGAGTTGTTAAAGGTTGGTTGCAAACAATTGCCATGGTACGTGTTAGAGGAAGAGGCAGTCACAGGATTAACAGAAGGGACACATCCCCGAAGGGCAAAATTTGACAGTTCAGGATCAAGATCCTCATGATGAGGATCCACAAAATCAAGATTCACAAGTATAGAACCCTCCAGTACCAGAGGATCCCTTGCCGCCTAGAGACCCCTTAGGGTCAGGGTGGCAGCAAACCCAGACACGAAGTCGATCCCAGCACACGGCCACGCCACTGCAGACGCAGACCCCCCCAGTCGTCCCATCAGAGTTCACCGATTAGACAACCACTATTGGGGAAGCAGTCACATCAACTGTGCTGAGTAAGATGAAGGATATGCTAGATGAACGAATGGCCCAGTTTGCCCAGTCTCAATAGTTACCACTGCCACAGGTTCAGATGTCGCAAGTCCAGACTTAAAACATGACCCAAGCACTTGCAAGATTTCAGGAAGTATGACCCCAACACCTTCAATGGGTCACTAAAGGACCCTACCAATGTAGAATTATGGATATCAATGATTGAAACAAtttttcatcatatgaaatgcCCAGAAGATCAAAGAGTGTAGTGTACTGTCTTCATGCTCACTAACAAAGCACAAATTTGGTGGTAGTCGGTAGAAAGGATGTTAGGTATGAAAGGGGAACCGGTGACATGAGAGCAGTTCAAAGAGTGCTTTTACGTGAAGTACTTCTCTGCCAACTTGAGGTACAATAAGCAGAAGGAGTTCTTGGAGCTGAGGTAGGGGCACAGGTCGGTGGAGGAGTATGACCAGGAGTTTGACACCCTGCCTATTTTGCCCCAAAATTGGTTGCTACGGAGGTTAAGAAAGCAGAGAGGTTCATTCAAGGCCTAAAGGACAATATATGAGGTATCGTGCCAACCTTCAAACCAACCACTCATGCTGAAGCACTTCACTTGGTAGCTGAGGTCGACCCACGGTCGAGGGACAAGTACTCACAGGCATTTAGGGTGGAACCTTCCTCAGGTCAGAAGAGGAAGGCAGATCAGAAAGCTTTCGAGCCTCATCCCCAGCAGAACAGTCAAAGCTCAGACAGACCGCTTCGACACTTTAAGCAACAGGCCGCTGAGGTGGGTATGGTAGAAAAAATTCGGCCAGTGTGTAACTCGTGTGGGAGACTTCACTGAGGACGATGTTGGCGGGCACCGGGGTCTATTTTCATGGAAAACAGGAGGGAAACTCGATTGATAGATGCCCTAATAGAA
This region includes:
- the LOC120085894 gene encoding short-chain dehydrogenase/reductase family 42E member 1 isoform X1 yields the protein MHLSANEGIEGNIFAVTGALGFAGSALCLELVRRGALQVRAFDLRPASPWSDDLKTHGVNIIQGDVSCKKDVERALRGVDCVFHLAAYGLSGKEMLQVGRIDEVNINGTCHVLDACLEFGVGRLIYMSTYNVVFGSQAIVNGNEGLPYLPIDDHVDAYGRSKSIAEQLVLKTNGRPLKNRNGKCLHTCAIRSCAIYGPGEERHFPRLVSLAKLGLLPFRVGEPSAKTDWIYIDNLVLALILASMGLWDDVPGKGRNPVAAGQPYYVSDGYPVNAFEFVKPLLNSLGYDLPNYYLPVPKALLLGKFFAALYTILYPWLDRWWLPHPLMLPAEIYKVGVSNYFSYLKAKEELGYAPMVTPKEGMAATISYWQERKRKSLDGPTIYVWLFSVVGMSILFCAAFLPDVGPVPFFKAISLFFLMSTQVVRMVFLVAFLLHVGEGIYAWFLARKVDPANSRGWFWQTVALGIFSLRFLLKRARN
- the LOC120085894 gene encoding short-chain dehydrogenase/reductase family 42E member 1 isoform X2, with the protein product MLQVGRIDEVNINGTCHVLDACLEFGVGRLIYMSTYNVVFGSQAIVNGNEGLPYLPIDDHVDAYGRSKSIAEQLVLKTNGRPLKNRNGKCLHTCAIRSCAIYGPGEERHFPRLVSLAKLGLLPFRVGEPSAKTDWIYIDNLVLALILASMGLWDDVPGKGRNPVAAGQPYYVSDGYPVNAFEFVKPLLNSLGYDLPNYYLPVPKALLLGKFFAALYTILYPWLDRWWLPHPLMLPAEIYKVGVSNYFSYLKAKEELGYAPMVTPKEGMAATISYWQERKRKSLDGPTIYVWLFSVVGMSILFCAAFLPDVGPVPFFKAISLFFLMSTQVVRMVFLVAFLLHVGEGIYAWFLARKVDPANSRGWFWQTVALGIFSLRFLLKRARN
- the LOC120085896 gene encoding AT-hook motif nuclear-localized protein 10-like, whose product is MSGSETGVMSSGEPFTIGLQKNSVQSQQSVMQGMHLPFGADGVYKPVAAASPTYQSSGVGVAGNAGADGSAREAFVNMNSQSEPVKRKRGRPRKYGPDGSMALAPAVRSAAATQPSGGFSPPPTAAPPSGGSASPTYLKKARGRPPGSSTKKQQLDGSGSAGVGFTPHVITVKAGEDVSSKIMSFSQNGPRAVCILTANGAISNVTLRQPAMSGGTVTYEGRFEILSLSGSYLLSENGGQRSRTGGLSVSLSGPDGRVLGGGVAGLLTAASPVQVVVGSFITDGGHKELSVNQIEQLPVTAPHKLAPIRAGMTGASSPPSRGTLSESSGGPGSPFNQSGGACNNNPIPWK